In a genomic window of uncultured Flavobacterium sp.:
- the dprA gene encoding DNA-processing protein DprA, whose product MSDQELFYLLALLKVDGVGDIMAKKLMSHCGNAEAVFKAKRNQLSAIDGVGGVLLNNLNDKIVFEKANQELEFIKSKAINVSFFQDENYPDRLKHCIDSPVLIFSTGNINLKNRKLISIVGTRQITSYGMEFCKKLIEDLVPIDPVIVSGFAYGVDITAHQLAVENNLQTIGVLAHGLNQIYPKMHKKYVAKMEENGGFITEFWSSSNPDKENFVRRNRIVAGMTEATIVIESADKGGSLITANIANDYNRDVFAVPGRVTDKYSQGCNNLIKTQKANVLTSAADLVYILNWDVENKSKPVQKQLFVELEPDEQKVYDFLLKNGKEILDFIALQCDFPIYKISGMLLNMELKGVIRPLPGKLFEAI is encoded by the coding sequence ATGTCAGATCAGGAATTGTTTTATTTATTAGCCTTGTTAAAAGTGGATGGAGTTGGAGATATTATGGCCAAAAAACTGATGTCTCATTGCGGAAATGCAGAAGCTGTTTTTAAAGCTAAAAGAAATCAATTATCTGCTATTGATGGAGTTGGAGGAGTTTTATTAAATAATTTGAATGACAAAATTGTTTTCGAAAAAGCCAATCAGGAACTTGAATTTATAAAATCAAAAGCGATAAATGTTTCGTTTTTTCAGGACGAAAATTATCCGGATCGGTTGAAACATTGCATTGATTCGCCGGTTTTGATATTTTCCACGGGAAACATTAATTTGAAAAATAGAAAATTAATTAGTATAGTCGGAACTCGTCAGATTACTTCTTACGGAATGGAATTCTGCAAAAAACTTATTGAAGATCTGGTTCCGATTGATCCTGTGATTGTTAGCGGATTTGCCTACGGAGTTGATATTACAGCGCATCAGTTGGCTGTCGAAAACAACTTGCAGACGATTGGAGTTTTAGCACATGGCTTAAACCAAATTTATCCTAAAATGCATAAAAAATACGTTGCAAAAATGGAGGAAAATGGTGGATTCATAACTGAATTTTGGAGTTCTTCAAATCCGGATAAAGAGAATTTCGTGCGTAGAAATCGTATTGTTGCCGGAATGACTGAAGCTACAATTGTTATTGAATCTGCTGACAAAGGTGGTTCGTTAATTACAGCAAATATAGCCAATGATTATAACCGTGACGTTTTTGCCGTTCCCGGAAGAGTAACGGATAAATACAGTCAAGGCTGTAATAACTTAATTAAGACACAAAAAGCAAACGTACTAACATCAGCTGCCGATTTGGTTTATATTTTAAACTGGGACGTCGAAAACAAGTCAAAACCGGTGCAAAAGCAATTGTTTGTAGAATTAGAACCTGATGAGCAAAAAGTATATGATTTTCTCTTAAAAAACGGAAAAGAAATATTGGATTTTATAGCACTTCAATGTGATTTTCCGATTTATAAAATATCAGGAATGCTTTTGAATATGGAACTCAAAGGTGTTATTAGACCTTTACCAGGGAAATTGTTTGAAGCGATTTAA
- a CDS encoding SPOR domain-containing protein — MKIETYIGQLLYRYQCVTVPGFGAFLTEIQSAQLNESTNSFFPPKKMISFNSHLKNNDGLLANHVANAEKTSYGFAVSAIAFEVVSWKKTLEENGTIYLKGVGEIRYNSEKNIIFTPNDQTNYLTSSFGLSPFVSPLVKKEMFEKKIEKLSERETVSLYENEEEGRSTNPFLKYAAILVLGLGVTGSIGYPLYQNQIATKTLIVESAVQKKVQNKIQEATFFIQNPLPAVTLSVDSTKVETVDEKVMPYHIMAGAYRSEQNARKAYNQLIKDGYKARMLGENKHGLFPVLYGSYATMAEAEKAQKEIQKGENPDAWILVESL; from the coding sequence ATGAAAATCGAAACTTACATAGGACAGTTATTGTATCGTTATCAGTGTGTAACGGTTCCCGGGTTCGGCGCTTTTTTAACCGAAATTCAGTCGGCTCAGCTTAATGAAAGCACAAATTCGTTTTTTCCACCCAAAAAAATGATCTCTTTTAACAGCCATCTAAAAAATAACGATGGACTGCTGGCAAATCATGTCGCAAATGCAGAAAAAACATCTTATGGTTTTGCTGTAAGTGCAATTGCTTTTGAGGTTGTAAGCTGGAAAAAAACATTAGAAGAAAACGGTACTATTTACCTGAAAGGAGTTGGCGAAATTCGCTATAATTCCGAAAAAAATATAATTTTCACACCAAATGATCAGACTAATTATCTAACGAGTTCTTTTGGATTAAGTCCATTTGTTTCGCCGTTGGTTAAGAAAGAAATGTTCGAGAAAAAAATCGAGAAACTTTCAGAAAGAGAAACGGTATCATTGTATGAAAATGAAGAAGAAGGCAGATCAACAAATCCGTTTTTAAAATATGCTGCAATTCTTGTATTAGGTCTTGGAGTTACTGGTAGTATTGGATATCCATTGTACCAAAATCAAATTGCTACCAAAACGTTAATCGTGGAAAGTGCAGTTCAGAAAAAAGTACAAAACAAGATACAAGAAGCTACATTTTTTATACAAAATCCACTTCCTGCAGTTACGCTTTCAGTAGACTCAACAAAAGTTGAAACTGTTGACGAAAAAGTAATGCCATATCACATTATGGCCGGAGCTTACAGAAGCGAGCAAAACGCAAGAAAAGCATATAACCAGTTGATAAAAGACGGTTATAAAGCGAGAATGCTTGGCGAAAACAAACACGGATTATTCCCTGTTTTATACGGAAGTTATGCTACAATGGCAGAAGCTGAAAAAGCACAAAAAGAAATTCAAAAAGGTGAAAATCCAGATGCCTGGATTCTGGTTGAATCACTATAA
- a CDS encoding helix-turn-helix domain-containing protein — MQNVSEAAAYTLQFINQTQKSIFLTGKAGTGKTTLLREIIATTHKNTVVVAPTGIAALNAGGVTIHSMFQLPFSAFIPSYEEASQFTETVKFENKETLRRHFKMNNVKRNVIKNMELLIIDEVSMLRADLLDAIDFMMQTVRKNTKAFGGVQVLFIGDLLQLPPVIRDEEWRTLRNYYKGKFFFHSHVIQQNPPLYIELSKIYRQSDDTFISVLNNLRNNQITPQDIQVLNEYVKPDFDLKNNPGYITLTTHNAKADSINELAIGDLAGNEFAYQPFIVGDFPEKIFPVEENLKLKIGAQVMFVKNDLSFEKRYFNGKMGVVKSLSPEEIFIHFPEENKTIEVEKYEWKNIRYKVNDLTKEVEEEVLGTFAHYPLKLAWAITVHKSQGLTFEKAALDVSQVFLPGQAYVALSRLTSLNGLILLSPLQMNGISNDQDVMDYALNKATEDVLKHSLHFETKNFIHNYLINSFNWADLSQEWRNHRFSYNENAVASEKSKHSVWAHKRLETIDALIDPSQKFVHQLNKIFNKETVDLFFVQERVVAAYDYFFKPMDKLVTDLLQKMAEIQKFKKVKEFYEELAFLDDLQTKAVLRLMKAKLLIEIVVAGETICKEKLSSTAIKNYKLDKIAKIREEFNMANTDIFKSEEPVVRYTARKLDKTIPKAEKKTTVEETHDLWLAKNSIEDIARMRKLNVQTIESHLVKLIQAKKVDISDVLPYDKILALREAFEFYQEESLSPLKEKYGDEFTWDELKMFKASIN; from the coding sequence ATGCAAAACGTTTCAGAAGCAGCAGCTTATACCTTACAGTTCATCAATCAAACGCAAAAATCTATCTTCCTGACTGGTAAAGCAGGAACAGGAAAAACTACGCTTTTGCGCGAAATAATTGCCACAACGCACAAAAATACTGTAGTTGTTGCTCCAACCGGAATTGCAGCTTTAAATGCCGGTGGAGTGACGATTCATTCGATGTTTCAATTGCCATTTTCGGCGTTTATTCCGTCTTATGAAGAAGCTTCGCAGTTTACAGAAACTGTAAAATTCGAGAATAAAGAGACACTTCGCCGACATTTCAAAATGAATAATGTTAAGCGTAATGTCATCAAAAACATGGAGTTGCTGATTATTGATGAAGTCAGTATGTTGCGCGCTGATTTACTGGACGCGATAGATTTTATGATGCAGACCGTCCGTAAAAACACGAAAGCTTTTGGTGGCGTTCAGGTGCTTTTTATTGGTGATTTATTGCAGCTTCCGCCTGTAATCAGAGACGAAGAATGGCGAACTTTACGCAATTATTACAAAGGAAAATTCTTTTTTCATTCGCATGTAATTCAGCAGAATCCGCCATTATACATTGAACTTTCGAAGATTTATCGTCAGTCAGATGATACGTTTATTTCAGTATTGAACAATCTTCGAAACAATCAGATTACGCCTCAGGATATTCAGGTTTTGAACGAATATGTTAAGCCTGATTTTGACTTAAAAAATAATCCGGGATATATTACACTTACCACGCATAATGCTAAAGCTGATTCGATTAACGAATTGGCAATTGGCGATTTAGCTGGAAATGAATTTGCTTATCAACCGTTTATTGTGGGAGATTTTCCGGAAAAAATATTTCCCGTAGAGGAAAATTTAAAACTGAAGATCGGCGCACAAGTTATGTTTGTTAAGAATGATTTATCTTTTGAAAAACGCTATTTCAACGGAAAAATGGGAGTTGTAAAATCGCTTTCGCCCGAAGAAATTTTTATTCATTTTCCGGAAGAAAACAAAACAATTGAAGTCGAAAAATACGAGTGGAAAAACATTCGATACAAAGTAAACGATCTCACAAAAGAAGTCGAAGAAGAGGTTTTGGGCACATTTGCACATTATCCGTTAAAACTGGCTTGGGCAATAACCGTTCATAAAAGTCAGGGATTAACTTTTGAGAAAGCTGCGCTCGATGTATCGCAAGTTTTTTTACCCGGACAAGCATATGTAGCATTATCGCGTTTAACGTCCTTAAATGGGCTTATTTTGCTTTCTCCGCTACAAATGAATGGTATTTCGAATGATCAGGATGTGATGGATTATGCTTTAAACAAAGCAACGGAAGATGTTTTGAAACATTCATTGCATTTTGAAACTAAGAATTTTATTCACAACTATTTGATTAACAGTTTTAATTGGGCCGATTTATCTCAGGAATGGCGCAATCACCGTTTTAGCTATAACGAAAATGCAGTTGCATCCGAAAAATCAAAACATTCCGTTTGGGCACATAAACGTTTAGAAACTATTGACGCGTTGATTGATCCTTCGCAGAAATTCGTTCATCAGCTTAATAAAATTTTCAATAAAGAAACTGTCGATTTGTTTTTCGTACAGGAAAGGGTAGTGGCAGCGTATGATTATTTCTTTAAACCGATGGACAAACTGGTAACGGATCTTTTGCAGAAAATGGCCGAAATTCAGAAATTCAAAAAGGTTAAAGAGTTTTACGAAGAATTGGCTTTTCTGGACGATTTGCAAACGAAAGCAGTTTTGCGCTTAATGAAGGCCAAATTACTAATAGAAATTGTTGTTGCAGGTGAAACCATCTGTAAAGAGAAATTGTCGTCTACAGCTATTAAAAACTACAAATTAGATAAGATTGCCAAGATCCGCGAGGAATTCAATATGGCGAACACTGATATTTTTAAATCAGAAGAGCCTGTTGTGCGTTATACGGCAAGAAAATTGGATAAAACCATACCAAAGGCTGAAAAGAAAACAACCGTTGAAGAAACCCATGATTTGTGGCTTGCAAAAAATTCCATTGAAGATATTGCGCGAATGAGAAAACTGAATGTTCAAACAATAGAATCGCATTTGGTTAAACTAATTCAAGCTAAGAAAGTCGATATCTCAGATGTTTTACCTTACGATAAAATTTTGGCATTGCGTGAAGCTTTTGAATTTTATCAGGAAGAATCCCTTAGTCCGTTGAAAGAAAAATATGGAGATGAATTTACCTGGGATGAACTTAAAATGTTCAAAGCAAGTATAAATTGA
- a CDS encoding OmpH family outer membrane protein → MKKALVIIALSIFAVSCNKTAEVKEVKTAYVDTSVLMKEYTEAKDLEAKYKAQAEEKGRQLQAEITRFKQDAANFQSQAQANGQAWAQQKGAELQKREQQLGYAQQALSQQLQQESGVEMDSLVSGVKKFIKDYGKKNGYSYIYGTGDAASILYAEEKYDITKDIIKALNEKYKAEPKAEEKPAAKAGEEAKK, encoded by the coding sequence ATGAAAAAAGCATTAGTAATTATCGCACTTTCAATTTTCGCCGTTTCATGTAATAAAACTGCAGAAGTTAAGGAAGTAAAAACAGCTTACGTAGATACTTCGGTTTTAATGAAAGAGTACACTGAAGCAAAAGACCTTGAAGCAAAATACAAAGCACAAGCTGAAGAAAAGGGAAGACAACTACAGGCTGAGATTACACGTTTTAAACAAGACGCTGCTAATTTTCAAAGTCAAGCACAGGCAAACGGTCAGGCTTGGGCTCAACAAAAAGGTGCTGAGTTGCAAAAAAGAGAACAACAATTGGGTTATGCTCAACAAGCTTTGTCTCAACAATTGCAACAAGAAAGTGGTGTTGAAATGGATTCTCTAGTAAGCGGAGTTAAAAAATTCATTAAAGATTACGGTAAGAAAAACGGTTATTCTTATATCTACGGAACTGGTGATGCAGCATCTATTTTATACGCTGAAGAGAAATATGATATTACAAAAGATATCATTAAAGCTTTGAACGAGAAATATAAAGCAGAACCTAAAGCTGAAGAAAAACCAGCTGCTAAAGCGGGTGAAGAAGCTAAAAAATAA
- a CDS encoding class I SAM-dependent methyltransferase: MDVLNKKHFLTVKDHSVSKEIFELYHDETLDMLITSPQPELQNLGRYYESEDYISHTDNKRSLFEKAYHFVKNIALKNKLNLINAEQSQKGKILDIGAGTGDFLLTAKNDGWKTVGVEPSERAKNIAKQKGISFVEEISELENNSFDVITMWHVLEHVPNLEFQIQELKRLLKPTGTLIVAVPNFKSYDAKYYNEFWAAYDVPIHFWHFSKKAIQSLFEKVDMKLEKVLPMKFDSFYVSLLSEKYKTGKMNYVSAFFVGLKSNLKASSTKEYSSHIYVLKNS, encoded by the coding sequence ATGGACGTTTTAAACAAAAAACATTTTCTTACTGTAAAAGACCATTCTGTGTCTAAAGAAATTTTCGAATTGTATCATGACGAAACTTTAGATATGTTGATTACATCTCCGCAACCTGAATTACAAAATTTGGGAAGATATTACGAAAGCGAAGATTATATTTCTCACACAGACAACAAACGTTCGTTATTTGAAAAAGCATATCACTTTGTGAAAAATATTGCTTTAAAAAATAAACTGAATTTAATAAATGCTGAACAATCTCAAAAAGGAAAAATTTTGGACATTGGTGCCGGAACCGGAGATTTTTTATTGACAGCAAAAAATGATGGTTGGAAAACTGTTGGAGTAGAACCAAGCGAACGAGCAAAAAATATTGCGAAGCAAAAAGGAATTTCTTTTGTGGAAGAAATTAGCGAACTCGAAAATAATTCGTTTGACGTAATTACGATGTGGCACGTTTTAGAACACGTTCCAAATTTGGAATTTCAAATTCAGGAATTGAAGCGTTTATTAAAACCAACTGGAACATTAATTGTTGCGGTTCCAAATTTTAAATCTTACGACGCAAAATATTATAATGAATTTTGGGCAGCTTATGATGTGCCAATTCACTTTTGGCATTTCTCTAAAAAAGCGATCCAATCACTTTTTGAAAAAGTCGATATGAAATTGGAAAAAGTGCTTCCGATGAAATTTGATTCTTTTTACGTGAGCTTATTATCGGAAAAATACAAAACTGGAAAAATGAATTATGTGAGTGCATTTTTTGTTGGTTTAAAATCAAATTTAAAAGCGAGCAGTACAAAAGAGTATTCATCGCACATTTATGTCTTAAAAAACAGCTAA
- a CDS encoding GNAT family N-acetyltransferase translates to MKIIEKDVLTLEQKDSLMQLWNNEYPERLHLNTIEDFDLYLNGLPNTKHYLLVDDSDKIIGWTFTFLREDENWFAIILDHQIQGKGNGSLLMNEIKSKNNCLNGWVVDHENEVKQNGDFYKSPMPFYIKNGFTIIAETRIENEKMSAVKINWKR, encoded by the coding sequence ATGAAGATTATTGAAAAAGATGTTTTAACGTTGGAACAAAAAGATTCCTTAATGCAACTTTGGAATAACGAATATCCAGAGCGATTACATTTGAATACTATTGAAGATTTTGATTTGTATTTGAATGGACTTCCCAACACAAAACATTATTTGTTGGTTGATGATTCGGATAAAATAATTGGTTGGACTTTTACTTTTTTGAGAGAAGATGAAAATTGGTTTGCAATAATTTTAGATCATCAAATTCAAGGAAAAGGAAACGGATCACTTTTGATGAATGAAATAAAAAGTAAAAATAATTGTTTGAATGGTTGGGTTGTCGATCATGAAAATGAAGTAAAACAAAATGGTGATTTTTATAAATCGCCAATGCCATTTTATATTAAAAACGGTTTTACAATTATTGCAGAGACAAGAATTGAAAATGAAAAAATGTCGGCTGTAAAAATAAATTGGAAACGATAG
- the mnmG gene encoding tRNA uridine-5-carboxymethylaminomethyl(34) synthesis enzyme MnmG — MFLEEYDVIVVGAGHAGSEAAAAAANLGSKTLLVTMSLQNIAQMSCNPAMGGIAKGQIVREIDALGGYSGIVSDRTAIQFKMLNKSKGPAMWSPRVQSDRMRFAEEWRMMLEGTPNLDFYQEMVKGLIIENGKIKGIRTSLGVEIRSKSVVLTNGTFLNGLIHIGEKQFGGGRAGESAATGITEDLVKAGFESGRMKTGTPPRVDGRSLDYSKMNEEKGDAKPDKFSYSDLTVPLTHQRSCHMTYTSLDVHDILREGFDRSPMFNGRIKSLGPRYCPSIEDKINRFADKERHQLFVEPEGWNTCEVYVNGFSTSLPEDIQFKALSSVAGFEKVKFFRPGYAIEYDYFPPTQLKHTLETKLVEGLYFAGQINGTTGYEEAASQGLMAGINAHLKVHEKAPLILKRDEAYIGVLIDDLITKGTEEPYRMFTSRAEYRTLLRQDNADFRLTPMSHEIGLASEKRLRRMEKKLNESEKMVAFFRETSVSVAETNPILEAKETAPITQGDKMFKVFSRPQIDLEDMMKFEKVAAYVEENDLDQEILEQAEIQVKYSGYIEKERNNADKLTRLEEVKIPENFDYNKIKSMSIEAKQKLSKIRPVTISQASRISGVSPSDISVLLIYMGR; from the coding sequence ATGTTTTTAGAAGAATACGATGTTATTGTAGTTGGTGCAGGTCATGCTGGATCTGAAGCCGCGGCAGCGGCCGCAAATTTAGGATCAAAAACTTTATTGGTTACTATGAGTCTGCAGAACATTGCACAGATGTCTTGCAACCCAGCGATGGGAGGAATTGCAAAAGGACAAATTGTGCGTGAGATTGATGCGCTTGGTGGATATTCAGGAATTGTTTCCGATCGCACGGCAATTCAATTTAAGATGTTGAACAAATCAAAAGGACCTGCAATGTGGTCGCCAAGAGTTCAAAGTGATCGAATGCGTTTTGCCGAAGAATGGAGAATGATGTTGGAGGGAACTCCAAATTTGGATTTCTACCAAGAGATGGTGAAAGGTTTGATTATCGAGAACGGAAAGATAAAAGGAATCAGAACTTCGTTAGGAGTAGAGATTCGATCCAAATCTGTAGTGTTGACAAACGGAACTTTTTTGAATGGTTTGATTCATATTGGAGAAAAACAATTCGGAGGAGGAAGAGCAGGTGAAAGTGCCGCAACAGGAATCACAGAAGATTTGGTGAAAGCCGGTTTTGAATCAGGAAGAATGAAAACAGGAACACCGCCACGAGTTGATGGACGTTCTTTGGATTATTCGAAAATGAACGAAGAAAAAGGAGATGCAAAACCGGATAAGTTTTCTTATTCGGATTTAACCGTTCCGTTAACGCATCAAAGATCTTGTCACATGACATACACGTCGTTGGATGTTCATGATATTTTGAGAGAAGGTTTTGATCGTTCGCCAATGTTCAACGGAAGAATCAAAAGTTTAGGTCCAAGATATTGCCCTTCGATAGAAGATAAGATTAATCGTTTTGCTGATAAAGAACGTCACCAATTATTTGTTGAACCGGAAGGTTGGAATACTTGTGAAGTTTATGTGAATGGATTTTCAACTTCGCTTCCGGAGGATATTCAATTCAAAGCTTTGAGTTCTGTTGCAGGTTTTGAGAAAGTGAAATTCTTCCGTCCAGGTTATGCGATCGAATATGATTATTTCCCGCCAACACAATTGAAACATACTTTGGAAACAAAGTTAGTTGAAGGTTTATATTTTGCCGGACAAATTAACGGAACAACAGGATATGAAGAAGCAGCTTCGCAAGGTTTGATGGCTGGAATAAATGCGCATTTAAAAGTGCATGAAAAAGCGCCGTTGATTTTAAAACGTGATGAAGCTTATATTGGAGTTTTGATTGATGACTTGATTACGAAAGGAACGGAAGAACCATATCGTATGTTTACATCAAGAGCAGAATATAGAACATTGTTGCGTCAAGATAATGCCGACTTTAGATTAACGCCAATGTCTCATGAAATTGGTCTTGCTTCTGAAAAACGTTTACGCCGAATGGAGAAGAAATTAAATGAATCTGAAAAGATGGTTGCTTTCTTCAGAGAAACGAGTGTTTCAGTTGCGGAAACAAATCCAATTTTGGAAGCGAAAGAAACAGCTCCGATTACGCAAGGTGATAAAATGTTTAAAGTTTTCTCACGTCCGCAGATTGATTTGGAAGATATGATGAAATTTGAAAAAGTTGCAGCATATGTAGAAGAGAATGATTTGGATCAGGAGATTTTAGAACAAGCAGAAATTCAGGTTAAATATTCGGGTTATATCGAAAAGGAAAGAAACAACGCTGATAAACTTACTCGTTTAGAAGAAGTGAAAATTCCAGAGAATTTCGATTACAACAAAATCAAATCAATGTCAATTGAAGCGAAACAAAAATTAAGCAAGATTCGTCCTGTAACAATTTCTCAAGCTTCAAGAATAAGCGGAGTGTCACCAAGTGATATTTCCGTATTGTTGATTTATATGGGAAGATAG